A DNA window from Takifugu flavidus isolate HTHZ2018 chromosome 15, ASM371156v2, whole genome shotgun sequence contains the following coding sequences:
- the LOC130538452 gene encoding bcl-2-related ovarian killer protein homolog B-like: protein MEVLRRSSVFAAEVLDVFDRSLTEKELVSHSKALCRDYILSRLNQNGLGCSKAELNLSPSSAALAEASMVLLCLGDELESMQPSLYRNVARQLNISVAMENMVSDAFIGVATEILSTGITWGKVVSMYAVAGALAVDCVRQGHATTVHILVDSLGQFVRKFLVPWLKRRGGWADISRCVVKKDLAPEHHWLSSSVESLKYFLSTVYVYIMKEA from the exons ATGGAAGTCCTGCGTCGATCCTCCGTCTTTGCCGCGGAGGTCCTGGACGTCTTCGACCGCTCGCTCACCGAGAAGGAGCTGGTGTCCCATTCCAAGGCCTTGTGCCGGGACTACATTCTGTCCAGGCTCAACCAGAACGGGCTGGGGTGTTCCAAGGCCGAGCTCAACCTCTCGCCTTCCAGCGCGGCGCTTGCCGAGGCATCCATGGTTCTTCTCTGCCTGG GCGACGAGCTTGAATCCATGCAGCCCAGCTTGTACAGGAACGTCGCACGGCAGCTCAACAtatctgttgccatggagaacaTGGTTTCGGATGCCTTCATCGGCGTGGCAACTGAGATCCTCTCAACAG GTATAACGTGGGGTAAGGTGGTCTCCATGTATGCAGTAGCCGGAGCCCTGGCAGTAGATTGCGTGCGACAAGGCCACGCGACCACGGTCCACATCTTAGTGGACAGTCTGGGCCAGTTTGTCCGCAAGTTTCTAGTTCCCTGgctgaagaggagagggggatgg GCAGATATCTCGAGGTGTGTGGTGAAAAAGGACCTGGCCCCCGAGCACCACTGGCTGTCGTCCTCCGTTGAATCTCTGAAGTACTTCCTCTCTACAGTTTACGTGTACATCATGAAGGAAGCGTGA
- the thap4 gene encoding THAP domain-containing protein 4 isoform X2, whose product MGLLPLEWLLGTWESDEPGEGCFPSIKPFRYMETLSFSHVGQPVINFMFNAFHAETKKPMHRECGFIRMQPGTNRVAFIIAQNSGLVEIEEGELTAQRLELQSQAVARTSFAKEPHVQQICRVFQLRPDGKLEQTVSMATDNKPPTQHLHIVYRRAF is encoded by the exons ATGGGCCTTCTCCCTCTGGAATGGCTTCTTGGTACCTGGGAGTCAGATGAACCTGGAGAAGGCTGTTTTCCATCCATAAAACCTTTCCGCTATATGGAGACACTGAGCTTCAGCCATGTGGGTCAACCAGTCATCAACTTTAT GTTCAATGCCTTTCATGCAGAAACCAAGAAGCCGATGCACAGGGAATGTGGCTTCATTCGGATGCAGCCAGGAACCAACAGAGTGGCATTCATCATAGCACAGAACTCAG GCCTGGTGGAGATCGAGGAGGGGGAGCTGACGGCGCAgcggctggagctgcagagccagGCTGTAGCCAGAACCTCTTTCGCAAAGGAGCCACACGTGCAGCAG ATTTGCAGAGTTTTCCAGCTGCGGCCAGATGGCAAGCTCGAGCAGACAGTTTCTATGGCAACGGACAACAAGCCACCGACGCAGCACTTGCACATCGTCTACCGTCGGGCATTTTGA
- the thap4 gene encoding THAP domain-containing protein 4 isoform X1: protein MASTENHTVELNMGLLPLEWLLGTWESDEPGEGCFPSIKPFRYMETLSFSHVGQPVINFMFNAFHAETKKPMHRECGFIRMQPGTNRVAFIIAQNSGLVEIEEGELTAQRLELQSQAVARTSFAKEPHVQQICRVFQLRPDGKLEQTVSMATDNKPPTQHLHIVYRRAF from the exons ATGGCTAGCACTGAAAACCATACAG TGGAGCTGAACATGGGCCTTCTCCCTCTGGAATGGCTTCTTGGTACCTGGGAGTCAGATGAACCTGGAGAAGGCTGTTTTCCATCCATAAAACCTTTCCGCTATATGGAGACACTGAGCTTCAGCCATGTGGGTCAACCAGTCATCAACTTTAT GTTCAATGCCTTTCATGCAGAAACCAAGAAGCCGATGCACAGGGAATGTGGCTTCATTCGGATGCAGCCAGGAACCAACAGAGTGGCATTCATCATAGCACAGAACTCAG GCCTGGTGGAGATCGAGGAGGGGGAGCTGACGGCGCAgcggctggagctgcagagccagGCTGTAGCCAGAACCTCTTTCGCAAAGGAGCCACACGTGCAGCAG ATTTGCAGAGTTTTCCAGCTGCGGCCAGATGGCAAGCTCGAGCAGACAGTTTCTATGGCAACGGACAACAAGCCACCGACGCAGCACTTGCACATCGTCTACCGTCGGGCATTTTGA
- the agxtb gene encoding alanine--glyoxylate and serine--pyruvate aminotransferase b isoform X1, with protein MMQRALFRRSAPLLQQLERSMSTVTIPPPACMLRPLEAPLRYLFGPGPSNVPPRILAAGAKPIIGHMHSEMFEVMDDIKEGIRYAFQTQNNMTISMSGSGHAAMECAVFNTVEPGESVLVAINGIWGERVAEIAERSGAKVHRLVKAPGGYFSNKEIEQAMQKHKPVLFFLTHGESSAGLCHPVDGIGDICRKHNCLFLVDTVASLGAAPIFMDKQNIDILYTGSQKALNAPPGTAPISFNDRACHKMFNRKTKPLSYLFDMTYLSNYWGCDGKPARIYHHTGPVSGFFALRESLAILAEKGLEESWRKHKEIAAYLYKGVEDMGLKLFIPDRDLRLPSVTTIAIPDGYDWREMLAYIMKHHQMEMTGGLGPSVGMVMRVGLMGYNCEKFNADKALHALQDALKNCKKSKA; from the exons ATGATGCAGCGGGCTTTGTTCAGGCGGAGCGCACCGCTGCTTCAGCAGCTGGAGCGCTCCATGTCCACGGTCACCATCCCGCCGCCGGCGTGCATGCTCCGGCCATTAGAAGCTCCACTGCGTTACCTTTTTGGACCAGGACCGTCAAACGTCCCACCACGTATTTTAGCAGCAGGGGCTAAACCAATAATTGGCCACATGCACAGTGAAATGTTTGAG GTTATGGATGACATCAAAGAGGGGATCCGGTACGCTTTTCAGACACAAAACAACATGACCATCTCCATGAGCGGCTCCGGCCACGCTGCAATGGAGTGTGCGGTGTTCAACACGGTGGAGCCCGGAGAGAGCGTGCTCGTTGCCATCAACGGCATTTGGGGCGAGCGAGTTGCAGAAATAGCGGAGAGAAGCG gTGCCAAGGTACACAGACTGGTAAAAGCACCTGGGGGATATTTCAGCAATAAGGAGATTGAACAG GCCATGCAGAAACACAAGcctgtcctgtttttcctcacaCACGGAGAGTCTTCTGCCGGCCTCTGCCACCCAGTCGATGGGATTGGAGACATCTGCAGAAA ACATAACTGCCTTTTCCTGGTCGACACAGTTGCATCTCTCGGGGCAGCACCGATTTTTATGGACAAGCAAA ATATTGACATCTTGTACACTGGTTCTCAGAAGGCCCTGAACGCCCCTCCTGGCACCGCACCCATCTCCTTTAATGACAGAGCATG CCACAAGATGttcaacaggaaaacaaaaccccTTTCCTACCTTTTTGATATGACATATTTATCCAACTACTGGGGTTGTGATGGCAAACCAGCCAGAAT atatCACCATACTGGACCAGTGTCTGGATTCTTTGCCCTGAGAGAGAGTCTGGCAATCCTGGCTGAGAAG GGGCTCGAGGAATCCTGGAGGAAGCACAAGGAGATTGCAGCCTATTTGTACAAAGGAGTGGAGGACATGGGCCTCAAGCTTTTTATCCCTGATCGG GATTTGAGGCTTCCTTCTGTTACTACGATTGCCATTCCTGATGGCTACGACTGGAGGGAGATGCTTGCCTACATTATGAAGCACCATCAGATGGAGATGACTGGAGGTCTGGGACCTTCAGTTGGAATG GTGATGAGGGTTGGACTGATGGGATACAACTGTGAGAAGTTTAATGCTGACAAGGCACTTCATGCTTTGCAAGATGCTCTCAAGAATTGCAAAAAGAGCAAGGCTTAA
- the agxtb gene encoding alanine--glyoxylate and serine--pyruvate aminotransferase b isoform X2 has protein sequence MVMDDIKEGIRYAFQTQNNMTISMSGSGHAAMECAVFNTVEPGESVLVAINGIWGERVAEIAERSGAKVHRLVKAPGGYFSNKEIEQAMQKHKPVLFFLTHGESSAGLCHPVDGIGDICRKHNCLFLVDTVASLGAAPIFMDKQNIDILYTGSQKALNAPPGTAPISFNDRACHKMFNRKTKPLSYLFDMTYLSNYWGCDGKPARIYHHTGPVSGFFALRESLAILAEKGLEESWRKHKEIAAYLYKGVEDMGLKLFIPDRDLRLPSVTTIAIPDGYDWREMLAYIMKHHQMEMTGGLGPSVGMVMRVGLMGYNCEKFNADKALHALQDALKNCKKSKA, from the exons ATG GTTATGGATGACATCAAAGAGGGGATCCGGTACGCTTTTCAGACACAAAACAACATGACCATCTCCATGAGCGGCTCCGGCCACGCTGCAATGGAGTGTGCGGTGTTCAACACGGTGGAGCCCGGAGAGAGCGTGCTCGTTGCCATCAACGGCATTTGGGGCGAGCGAGTTGCAGAAATAGCGGAGAGAAGCG gTGCCAAGGTACACAGACTGGTAAAAGCACCTGGGGGATATTTCAGCAATAAGGAGATTGAACAG GCCATGCAGAAACACAAGcctgtcctgtttttcctcacaCACGGAGAGTCTTCTGCCGGCCTCTGCCACCCAGTCGATGGGATTGGAGACATCTGCAGAAA ACATAACTGCCTTTTCCTGGTCGACACAGTTGCATCTCTCGGGGCAGCACCGATTTTTATGGACAAGCAAA ATATTGACATCTTGTACACTGGTTCTCAGAAGGCCCTGAACGCCCCTCCTGGCACCGCACCCATCTCCTTTAATGACAGAGCATG CCACAAGATGttcaacaggaaaacaaaaccccTTTCCTACCTTTTTGATATGACATATTTATCCAACTACTGGGGTTGTGATGGCAAACCAGCCAGAAT atatCACCATACTGGACCAGTGTCTGGATTCTTTGCCCTGAGAGAGAGTCTGGCAATCCTGGCTGAGAAG GGGCTCGAGGAATCCTGGAGGAAGCACAAGGAGATTGCAGCCTATTTGTACAAAGGAGTGGAGGACATGGGCCTCAAGCTTTTTATCCCTGATCGG GATTTGAGGCTTCCTTCTGTTACTACGATTGCCATTCCTGATGGCTACGACTGGAGGGAGATGCTTGCCTACATTATGAAGCACCATCAGATGGAGATGACTGGAGGTCTGGGACCTTCAGTTGGAATG GTGATGAGGGTTGGACTGATGGGATACAACTGTGAGAAGTTTAATGCTGACAAGGCACTTCATGCTTTGCAAGATGCTCTCAAGAATTGCAAAAAGAGCAAGGCTTAA